In one Grus americana isolate bGruAme1 chromosome 1, bGruAme1.mat, whole genome shotgun sequence genomic region, the following are encoded:
- the PODXL gene encoding podocalyxin isoform X3, with the protein MRAPLLLPLLPLLLLGVSSQDVTKPATESPGEKGQITMTTNSSKMKGTSTTSSGENPLSTSTVSSATVQRITPIHKPGSPPLAPVIPPSTVQGTTPTSSQGNPPSASATSATAVKEIIPTNNTGNPPPTHRALTPLLQQASFSNSSGASTATPTTTFSVTQKISPPASLGSSAAVTATKPVPTHMSSSPTTPRSLGTTVTSAFSVEPQASQRSDQLTSTTASTRASSRPPGLKDYGVFSPTSVAKQPHSSPSSPVQGLASSTKPGTINISVTPLNGSVSLTTSKASLSLSSGSINKVSEAATSPAPEADQGSHDSRTASTKPASADQSPAHAQPSAPALWDQTASSSPGHQHPNVSFPNKVICKDQVQNNWPTIYLKEAKTCAEWKTTSDNISFFESFCSTGQHAFNASRETCTVTLASREPRSQHWAVWAIVHLPLDPEKVLEELKEKKDKLEKLGIANITYDKMEREMVINDEFSTPLIITIVTLAGSLLLIAAIYGCCHQRFSQKKDQQRLTEELQTMENGYHDNPTLEVMETSSEMQEKKVNLNGELGDSWIVPLDTLMKEDLEEEEDTHL; encoded by the exons GTGTCAGCTCTCAGGATGTTACAAAGCCTGCTACTGAAAGCCCAGGAGAAAAAGGACAGATCACCATGACTACAAACAGCAGCAAGATGAAAGGGACCAGCACTACAAGCAGTGGAGAAAACCCACTATCCACCTCTACGGTATCATCTGCCACAGTTCAAAGGATCACCCCTATACACAAGCCAGGAAGCCCACCACTCGCGCCTGTGATACCACCCAGCACTGTTCAAGGGACCACCCCTACAAGCAGCCAAGGAAACCCACCATCTGCCTCTGCGACATCAGCTACTGCAGTTAAAGAGATCATCCCTACAAACAACACGGGAAACCCACCACCCACCCACAGGGCATTGACCCCCCTGCTTCAGCAGGCCAGCTTTTCAAACAGCTCCGGAGCCTCAACAGCCACCCCTACTACAACCTTCAGCGTGACCCAGAAGATCAGCCCTCCAGCTAGCTTGGGAAGCTCAGCAGCCGTTACTGCTACAAAACCCGTCCCCACTCATATGAGCAGCTCTCCAACCACCCCAAGAAGTTTAGGGACTACTGTCACATCCGCTTTCAGCGTGGAACCTCAGGCAAGCCAGCGGTCAGACCAGTTGACCAGCACCACTGCAAGCACCAGAGCCTCCAGCCGTCCCCCTGGGCTGAAGGACTATGGTGTCTTTTCTCCCACATCTGTTGCCAAGCAGCCTCACTCTTCTCCCAGTTCTCCAGTCCAGGGACTGGCCTCTTCCACCAAACCTGGAACCATCAACATTTCTGTTACCCCTTTGAATGGATCCGTCTCCCTCACCACTAGTAAAGCATCTCTGTCTTTATCATCTGGCAGCATCAACAAGGTCTCAGAGGCAGCCACCTCGCCAGCTCCTGAAGCAG ACCAGGGAAGCCATGACAGCAGAACTGCCTCAACGAAACCTGCAAGTGCTGACCAGAGCCCTGCCCATGCACAGCCAtcagccccagccctgtggGACCAGACGGCGAGCAGCAGTCCTGGCCACCAGCACCCTAACGTTTCTTTCCCAAATAAG GTCATCTGTAAAGACCAGGTGCAAAATAATTGGCCCACCATATATCTGAAAGAAGCTAAAACCTGT GCCGAGTGGAAGACCACCAGCGACAACATCTCCTTCTTCGAGAGCTTCTGCTCAACGGGCCAGCACGCTTTCAACGCCAGCAGGGAAACGTGCACGGTGACACTGGCCTCCCGTGAGCCCCGCTCCCAGCACTGGGCCGTGTGGGCGATCGTGCACC TCCCTTTGGACCCTGAAAAAGTCCTCGAGGagctgaaggagaagaaggaCAAATTAGAGAAG CTTGGCATCGCCAACATCACCTATGACAAAATGGAGAGGGAGATGGTAATCAACGATGAGTTCAGCACACCCCTGATCATCACCATCGTCACTCTGGCCGGCTCCCTGCTGCTGATCGCAGCCATCTACGGCTGTTGCCACCAGCGCTTCTCCCAAAAGAAGGACCAG CAGCGCCTGACCGAGGAGCTGCAGACAATGGAGAACGGCTACCATGATAACCCCACGCTGGAAGTGATGGAGACCTCCTCTGAAATGCAGGAGAAGAAGGTGAACCTCAATGGCGAGCTGGGGGACAGCTGGATCGTTCCTCTCGACACCCTCATGAAGGAGgacctggaggaagaggaggacacGCATTTATAG
- the PODXL gene encoding podocalyxin isoform X1, with translation MRAPLLLPLLPLLLLGVSSQDVTKPATESPGEKGQITMTTNSSKMKGTSTTSSGENPLSTSTVSSATVQRITPIHKPGSPPLAPVIPPSTVQGTTPTSSQGNPPSASATSATAVKEIIPTNNTGNPPPTHRALTPLLQQASFSNSSGASTATPTTTFSVTQKISPPASLGSSAAVTATKPVPTHMSSSPTTPRSLGTTVTSAFSVEPQASQRSDQLTSTTASTRASSRPPGLKDYGVFSPTSVAKQPHSSPSSPVQGLASSTKPGTINISVTPLNGSVSLTTSKASLSLSSGSINKVSEAATSPAPEADQGSHDSRTASTKPASADQSPAHAQPSAPALWDQTASSSPGHQHPNVSFPNKVICKDQVQNNWPTIYLKEAKTCAEWKTTSDNISFFESFCSTGQHAFNASRETCTVTLASREPRSQHWAVWAIVHLPLDPEKVLEELKEKKDKLEKLGIANITYDKMEREMVINDEFSTPLIITIVTLAGSLLLIAAIYGCCHQRFSQKKDQHIHPDLPGFDDGHVALIFNQRLTEELQTMENGYHDNPTLEVMETSSEMQEKKVNLNGELGDSWIVPLDTLMKEDLEEEEDTHL, from the exons GTGTCAGCTCTCAGGATGTTACAAAGCCTGCTACTGAAAGCCCAGGAGAAAAAGGACAGATCACCATGACTACAAACAGCAGCAAGATGAAAGGGACCAGCACTACAAGCAGTGGAGAAAACCCACTATCCACCTCTACGGTATCATCTGCCACAGTTCAAAGGATCACCCCTATACACAAGCCAGGAAGCCCACCACTCGCGCCTGTGATACCACCCAGCACTGTTCAAGGGACCACCCCTACAAGCAGCCAAGGAAACCCACCATCTGCCTCTGCGACATCAGCTACTGCAGTTAAAGAGATCATCCCTACAAACAACACGGGAAACCCACCACCCACCCACAGGGCATTGACCCCCCTGCTTCAGCAGGCCAGCTTTTCAAACAGCTCCGGAGCCTCAACAGCCACCCCTACTACAACCTTCAGCGTGACCCAGAAGATCAGCCCTCCAGCTAGCTTGGGAAGCTCAGCAGCCGTTACTGCTACAAAACCCGTCCCCACTCATATGAGCAGCTCTCCAACCACCCCAAGAAGTTTAGGGACTACTGTCACATCCGCTTTCAGCGTGGAACCTCAGGCAAGCCAGCGGTCAGACCAGTTGACCAGCACCACTGCAAGCACCAGAGCCTCCAGCCGTCCCCCTGGGCTGAAGGACTATGGTGTCTTTTCTCCCACATCTGTTGCCAAGCAGCCTCACTCTTCTCCCAGTTCTCCAGTCCAGGGACTGGCCTCTTCCACCAAACCTGGAACCATCAACATTTCTGTTACCCCTTTGAATGGATCCGTCTCCCTCACCACTAGTAAAGCATCTCTGTCTTTATCATCTGGCAGCATCAACAAGGTCTCAGAGGCAGCCACCTCGCCAGCTCCTGAAGCAG ACCAGGGAAGCCATGACAGCAGAACTGCCTCAACGAAACCTGCAAGTGCTGACCAGAGCCCTGCCCATGCACAGCCAtcagccccagccctgtggGACCAGACGGCGAGCAGCAGTCCTGGCCACCAGCACCCTAACGTTTCTTTCCCAAATAAG GTCATCTGTAAAGACCAGGTGCAAAATAATTGGCCCACCATATATCTGAAAGAAGCTAAAACCTGT GCCGAGTGGAAGACCACCAGCGACAACATCTCCTTCTTCGAGAGCTTCTGCTCAACGGGCCAGCACGCTTTCAACGCCAGCAGGGAAACGTGCACGGTGACACTGGCCTCCCGTGAGCCCCGCTCCCAGCACTGGGCCGTGTGGGCGATCGTGCACC TCCCTTTGGACCCTGAAAAAGTCCTCGAGGagctgaaggagaagaaggaCAAATTAGAGAAG CTTGGCATCGCCAACATCACCTATGACAAAATGGAGAGGGAGATGGTAATCAACGATGAGTTCAGCACACCCCTGATCATCACCATCGTCACTCTGGCCGGCTCCCTGCTGCTGATCGCAGCCATCTACGGCTGTTGCCACCAGCGCTTCTCCCAAAAGAAGGACCAG CACATCCACCCTGATCTCCCCGGGTTTGATGATGGACATGTGGCCCTGATCTTTAAT CAGCGCCTGACCGAGGAGCTGCAGACAATGGAGAACGGCTACCATGATAACCCCACGCTGGAAGTGATGGAGACCTCCTCTGAAATGCAGGAGAAGAAGGTGAACCTCAATGGCGAGCTGGGGGACAGCTGGATCGTTCCTCTCGACACCCTCATGAAGGAGgacctggaggaagaggaggacacGCATTTATAG
- the PODXL gene encoding podocalyxin isoform X4, producing the protein MRAPLLLPLLPLLLLGVSSQDVTKPATESPGEKGQITMTTNSSKMKGTSTTSSGENPLSTSTVSSATVQRITPIHKPGSPPLAPVIPPSTVQGTTPTSSQGNPPSASATSATAVKEIIPTNNTGNPPPTHRALTPLLQQASFSNSSGASTATPTTTFSVTQKISPPASLGSSAAVTATKPVPTHMSSSPTTPRSLGTTVTSAFSVEPQASQRSDQLTSTTASTRASSRPPGLKDYGVFSPTSVAKQPHSSPSSPVQGLASSTKPGTINISVTPLNGSVSLTTSKASLSLSSGSINKVSEAATSPAPEADQGSHDSRTASTKPASADQSPAHAQPSAPALWDQTASSSPGHQHPNVSFPNKVICKDQVQNNWPTIYLKEAKTCAEWKTTSDNISFFESFCSTGQHAFNASRETCTVTLASREPRSQHWAVWAIVHLPLDPEKVLEELKEKKDKLEKLGIANITYDKMEREMVINDEFSTPLIITIVTLAGSLLLIAAIYGCCHQRFSQKKDQRLTEELQTMENGYHDNPTLEVMETSSEMQEKKVNLNGELGDSWIVPLDTLMKEDLEEEEDTHL; encoded by the exons GTGTCAGCTCTCAGGATGTTACAAAGCCTGCTACTGAAAGCCCAGGAGAAAAAGGACAGATCACCATGACTACAAACAGCAGCAAGATGAAAGGGACCAGCACTACAAGCAGTGGAGAAAACCCACTATCCACCTCTACGGTATCATCTGCCACAGTTCAAAGGATCACCCCTATACACAAGCCAGGAAGCCCACCACTCGCGCCTGTGATACCACCCAGCACTGTTCAAGGGACCACCCCTACAAGCAGCCAAGGAAACCCACCATCTGCCTCTGCGACATCAGCTACTGCAGTTAAAGAGATCATCCCTACAAACAACACGGGAAACCCACCACCCACCCACAGGGCATTGACCCCCCTGCTTCAGCAGGCCAGCTTTTCAAACAGCTCCGGAGCCTCAACAGCCACCCCTACTACAACCTTCAGCGTGACCCAGAAGATCAGCCCTCCAGCTAGCTTGGGAAGCTCAGCAGCCGTTACTGCTACAAAACCCGTCCCCACTCATATGAGCAGCTCTCCAACCACCCCAAGAAGTTTAGGGACTACTGTCACATCCGCTTTCAGCGTGGAACCTCAGGCAAGCCAGCGGTCAGACCAGTTGACCAGCACCACTGCAAGCACCAGAGCCTCCAGCCGTCCCCCTGGGCTGAAGGACTATGGTGTCTTTTCTCCCACATCTGTTGCCAAGCAGCCTCACTCTTCTCCCAGTTCTCCAGTCCAGGGACTGGCCTCTTCCACCAAACCTGGAACCATCAACATTTCTGTTACCCCTTTGAATGGATCCGTCTCCCTCACCACTAGTAAAGCATCTCTGTCTTTATCATCTGGCAGCATCAACAAGGTCTCAGAGGCAGCCACCTCGCCAGCTCCTGAAGCAG ACCAGGGAAGCCATGACAGCAGAACTGCCTCAACGAAACCTGCAAGTGCTGACCAGAGCCCTGCCCATGCACAGCCAtcagccccagccctgtggGACCAGACGGCGAGCAGCAGTCCTGGCCACCAGCACCCTAACGTTTCTTTCCCAAATAAG GTCATCTGTAAAGACCAGGTGCAAAATAATTGGCCCACCATATATCTGAAAGAAGCTAAAACCTGT GCCGAGTGGAAGACCACCAGCGACAACATCTCCTTCTTCGAGAGCTTCTGCTCAACGGGCCAGCACGCTTTCAACGCCAGCAGGGAAACGTGCACGGTGACACTGGCCTCCCGTGAGCCCCGCTCCCAGCACTGGGCCGTGTGGGCGATCGTGCACC TCCCTTTGGACCCTGAAAAAGTCCTCGAGGagctgaaggagaagaaggaCAAATTAGAGAAG CTTGGCATCGCCAACATCACCTATGACAAAATGGAGAGGGAGATGGTAATCAACGATGAGTTCAGCACACCCCTGATCATCACCATCGTCACTCTGGCCGGCTCCCTGCTGCTGATCGCAGCCATCTACGGCTGTTGCCACCAGCGCTTCTCCCAAAAGAAGGACCAG CGCCTGACCGAGGAGCTGCAGACAATGGAGAACGGCTACCATGATAACCCCACGCTGGAAGTGATGGAGACCTCCTCTGAAATGCAGGAGAAGAAGGTGAACCTCAATGGCGAGCTGGGGGACAGCTGGATCGTTCCTCTCGACACCCTCATGAAGGAGgacctggaggaagaggaggacacGCATTTATAG
- the PODXL gene encoding podocalyxin isoform X2, producing MRAPLLLPLLPLLLLGVSSQDVTKPATESPGEKGQITMTTNSSKMKGTSTTSSGENPLSTSTVSSATVQRITPIHKPGSPPLAPVIPPSTVQGTTPTSSQGNPPSASATSATAVKEIIPTNNTGNPPPTHRALTPLLQQASFSNSSGASTATPTTTFSVTQKISPPASLGSSAAVTATKPVPTHMSSSPTTPRSLGTTVTSAFSVEPQASQRSDQLTSTTASTRASSRPPGLKDYGVFSPTSVAKQPHSSPSSPVQGLASSTKPGTINISVTPLNGSVSLTTSKASLSLSSGSINKVSEAATSPAPEADQGSHDSRTASTKPASADQSPAHAQPSAPALWDQTASSSPGHQHPNVSFPNKVICKDQVQNNWPTIYLKEAKTCAEWKTTSDNISFFESFCSTGQHAFNASRETCTVTLASREPRSQHWAVWAIVHLPLDPEKVLEELKEKKDKLEKLGIANITYDKMEREMVINDEFSTPLIITIVTLAGSLLLIAAIYGCCHQRFSQKKDQHIHPDLPGFDDGHVALIFNRLTEELQTMENGYHDNPTLEVMETSSEMQEKKVNLNGELGDSWIVPLDTLMKEDLEEEEDTHL from the exons GTGTCAGCTCTCAGGATGTTACAAAGCCTGCTACTGAAAGCCCAGGAGAAAAAGGACAGATCACCATGACTACAAACAGCAGCAAGATGAAAGGGACCAGCACTACAAGCAGTGGAGAAAACCCACTATCCACCTCTACGGTATCATCTGCCACAGTTCAAAGGATCACCCCTATACACAAGCCAGGAAGCCCACCACTCGCGCCTGTGATACCACCCAGCACTGTTCAAGGGACCACCCCTACAAGCAGCCAAGGAAACCCACCATCTGCCTCTGCGACATCAGCTACTGCAGTTAAAGAGATCATCCCTACAAACAACACGGGAAACCCACCACCCACCCACAGGGCATTGACCCCCCTGCTTCAGCAGGCCAGCTTTTCAAACAGCTCCGGAGCCTCAACAGCCACCCCTACTACAACCTTCAGCGTGACCCAGAAGATCAGCCCTCCAGCTAGCTTGGGAAGCTCAGCAGCCGTTACTGCTACAAAACCCGTCCCCACTCATATGAGCAGCTCTCCAACCACCCCAAGAAGTTTAGGGACTACTGTCACATCCGCTTTCAGCGTGGAACCTCAGGCAAGCCAGCGGTCAGACCAGTTGACCAGCACCACTGCAAGCACCAGAGCCTCCAGCCGTCCCCCTGGGCTGAAGGACTATGGTGTCTTTTCTCCCACATCTGTTGCCAAGCAGCCTCACTCTTCTCCCAGTTCTCCAGTCCAGGGACTGGCCTCTTCCACCAAACCTGGAACCATCAACATTTCTGTTACCCCTTTGAATGGATCCGTCTCCCTCACCACTAGTAAAGCATCTCTGTCTTTATCATCTGGCAGCATCAACAAGGTCTCAGAGGCAGCCACCTCGCCAGCTCCTGAAGCAG ACCAGGGAAGCCATGACAGCAGAACTGCCTCAACGAAACCTGCAAGTGCTGACCAGAGCCCTGCCCATGCACAGCCAtcagccccagccctgtggGACCAGACGGCGAGCAGCAGTCCTGGCCACCAGCACCCTAACGTTTCTTTCCCAAATAAG GTCATCTGTAAAGACCAGGTGCAAAATAATTGGCCCACCATATATCTGAAAGAAGCTAAAACCTGT GCCGAGTGGAAGACCACCAGCGACAACATCTCCTTCTTCGAGAGCTTCTGCTCAACGGGCCAGCACGCTTTCAACGCCAGCAGGGAAACGTGCACGGTGACACTGGCCTCCCGTGAGCCCCGCTCCCAGCACTGGGCCGTGTGGGCGATCGTGCACC TCCCTTTGGACCCTGAAAAAGTCCTCGAGGagctgaaggagaagaaggaCAAATTAGAGAAG CTTGGCATCGCCAACATCACCTATGACAAAATGGAGAGGGAGATGGTAATCAACGATGAGTTCAGCACACCCCTGATCATCACCATCGTCACTCTGGCCGGCTCCCTGCTGCTGATCGCAGCCATCTACGGCTGTTGCCACCAGCGCTTCTCCCAAAAGAAGGACCAG CACATCCACCCTGATCTCCCCGGGTTTGATGATGGACATGTGGCCCTGATCTTTAAT CGCCTGACCGAGGAGCTGCAGACAATGGAGAACGGCTACCATGATAACCCCACGCTGGAAGTGATGGAGACCTCCTCTGAAATGCAGGAGAAGAAGGTGAACCTCAATGGCGAGCTGGGGGACAGCTGGATCGTTCCTCTCGACACCCTCATGAAGGAGgacctggaggaagaggaggacacGCATTTATAG